In Perca fluviatilis chromosome 11, GENO_Pfluv_1.0, whole genome shotgun sequence, the following proteins share a genomic window:
- the zgc:162816 gene encoding D-threo-3-hydroxyaspartate dehydratase, which yields MCENALRFTAKRAASMEGEALSALCTPALVVDIDKVKRNAERMIKRCQNLGVQLRPHMKTHKTLECADIMTGGSRRCIVVSTMAEACFYADHGFDDILYAYSLPFDKVERCAALSERLDLFQVLLDHPHALEQLKKRPLRDGRLWHVWLKLDCGNGRAGVLHSEPEALRLAQAIAETEGVELTGVYAHCGNTYNCRGVEKIQAVAQETTDLTLQFMEKLKAVGITCKSSIGSTPSCSHPVKDMAQLSEVHPGNYGFYDVQQSVIGSCSLEDVAVRVLTRVIGHCPHRNQLLIDCGWSGLSLDGAGKLPTGYAVIEGHPNLKLLSMTQEHGRVEPISGLLDYSKYPLGSLLTLIPYHSCATAVMHPVYHVHSEGRLLGKWTPTRGW from the exons atgtgtgaaaacgcccttagatTCACTGCCAAACG tgctGCCAGTATGGAGGGAGAGGCCCTCTCCGCCCTGTGTACCCCTGCTCTAGTGGTGGATATAGACAAAGTGAAGAGAAATGCTGAGAGGATGATCAAACGCTGTCAGAATTTGGGGGTCCAGCTTCGGCCGCACATGAAGACCCACAAAACACT TGAGTGTGCTGACATAATGACGGGTGGATCACGGAGGTGCATTGTGGTTTCCACAATGGCAGAGGCCTGTTTTTATGCCGACCACGGATTTGATGACATCCTCTATGCATACTCTCTTCCCTTTGATAAG GTGGAGCGCTGTGCAGCCCTGTCAGAGAGGCTGGATCTCTTCCAAGTTTTACTGGATCATCCTCATGCTCTGGAGCAGCTCAAAAAGAGACCACTGAGAGACGGTCGGCTCTGGCACGTCTGGCTCAAACTCGACTGTGGAAACGGGAGAG CTGGTGTCCTGCACTCAGAACCTGAGGCACTCAGATTGGCTCAGGCCATTGCCGAGACGGAGGGCGTGGAACTAACAGGAGTGTACGCTCACTGTGGGAACACCTATAACTGCAGAGGAGTTGAGAAAATACAGGCTGTTGCCCAGGAAACCACTGACTTGACTCTGCAGTTCATGGAAAA ACTAAAGGCTGTTGGCATCACCTGTAAATCAAGCATTGGCTCCACCCCTTCCTGTAGTCACCCAGTCAAAGACATGGCACAGCTCAGCGAGGTGCATCCTGGAAACTATGGCTTCTATG ATGTGCAGCAgtctgtgattggctcgtgCAGTCTGGAGGATGTGGCTGTGAGAGTTTTGACGAGAGTCATCGGACACTGTCCTCACAGGAACCAGCTCCTGATTGACTGTGGATGGAGTGGACTCAG TCTAGACGGAGCTGGAAAACTTCCCACTGGATATGCTGTGATTGAAGGACACCCAAACCTTAA GTTGTTGTCTATGACCCAGGAGCACGGTAGAGTGGAGCCCATCTCAGGACTGCTGGACTACAGCAAATACCCCCTGGGCTCTCTGCTCACACTGATCCCCTACCAT tcgtGTGCAACTGCAGTGATGCATCCCGTGTACCATGTGCACTCTGAGGGCCGTCTGCTGGGGAAGTGGACACCAACACGCGGGTGGTGA
- the orc2 gene encoding origin recognition complex subunit 2 isoform X1 translates to MKVLFTFSSGGTDSLSVIMSVLEVKFIGDGDALEHIVDKPEGVQSNSGSVQKMVTFKSQAGRRTIVDAEHDGDENEVLDEQNYVQALGTDNAEEDEEGMYRMAGSSIFTFQKGKRGHSMAQTASELARTPGKSVTFSTTPNIEPSTPTRTCRNHRGESRTPQRSKKVQFVSTTPHRLRKRMTTPSIRSDSDSELSPSDSGEEEDEDGIEEEQKVKKEDQENLKTLRTPSKGSSAALYKTPAKKSKTASEVPNQPSMIEEYFEAHGSSKVLTSDRTLERLHTPKLDRETLVQLLEGKLSCCSKEIQQLHNKHRKHFSKWMLQLQLGFSVLVYGLGSKKSLLEDFRVSHLAQEIHLVVNGFFPSITLKSILNALTCEVLEHQGSFRTPSDQIQYIAQTLKDSPDLHVYLLIHNIDGPMLRGEKTQSALGQLASLPNLHLVASLDHINAPLVWDQFKQSQFNWLWWECVTFQHYAEETSYENSLLVQQTGALALSSLTHVLRSLTPNARGIFKLLVKFQLENKDNPSYTGLSFQDFYQRCREAFLVNSDLTLRTQLTEFRDHKLIRTRKGADGVEYLIVAVDASTLMDFLENEEGD, encoded by the exons ATGAaagttttgtttacattttcttCGGGCGGTACTGACTCGTTATCTG TCATCATGAGTGTGTTGGAGGTGAAGTTCATTGGTGATGGAGATGCTCTGGAGCATATCGTGGACAAACCGGAGG GTGTGCAGAGCAACAGTGGGTCTGTTCAGAAGATGGTAACGTTTAAAAGCCAAGCTGGACGACGGACCATAGTGGATGCAGAACATGATGGGGACGAAAATGAAGTCCTTGATGAGCAGAACTATGTCCAAGCTTTAGGAACAGACAATGCAGAAG AAGACGAGGAGGGTATGTACAGAATGGCTGGATCCTCCATTTTCACCTTTCAGAAAGGCAAACGTGGACACAGCATGGCCCAGACTG CAAGTGAGTTGGCTCGGACTCCTGGGAAAAGCGTGACCTTCAGCACAACCCCCAACATTGAACCCTCGACTCCCACCCGAACATGCCGCA ACCACAGAGGGGAAAGCAGGACACCTCAGAGG AGCAAGAAGGTTCAGTTTGTCTCCACAACACCCCACAGGCTCAGGAAGAGAATGACAA cTCCGAGCATCCGATCAGACAGCGATAGCGAGCTGTCGCCCTCTGACTCtggggaagaggaggatgaagatgggATAGAGGAAGAGCAGAAAGTAAAGAAAGAAGACCAGGAGAACTTGAAGACTCTAAGAACACCCAGTAAAGGTTCATCTGCAGCTCTCTACAAGACTCCTGCCAAGAAGAGCAAGACCGCTTCTGAAGTACCCAATCAGCCCAGTATGATTGAGGAGTATTTTGAAGCCCATGGCAGTTCAAAGGTCTTGACATCAGACCGCACGCTAGAGCGTTTACACACACCTAAACTTGACAGG gaGACGTTGGTCCAGCTTTTAGAAGGAAAGCTGTCCTGCTGCTCCAAAGAGATCCAGCAGCTCCACAACAAACACCGAAAGCACTTTAGCAAATGGatgttacagttaca GTTGGGATTCAGTGTGCTGGTCTACGGTTTGGGCAGCAAAAAATCTCTGCTGGAAGACTTCCGTGTATCTCACTTGGCTCAGGAAATCCACCTCGTGGTCAATGGATTCTTCCCTTCCATTACTCTTAAATCA ATCCTAAATGCTTTGACGTGCGAGGTTTTAGAGCACCAGGGAAGTTTCCGGACCCCCTCAGACCAGATCCAGTACATCGCTCAGACTCTCAAAGACA GCCCAGATCTCCATGTATACCTGCTAATCCATAATATCGACGGACCAATGCTGCGAGGAGAGAAGACCCAGAGTGCACTGGGGCAGCTGGCATCCCTGCCCAACCTGCACTTGGTGGCTTCTTTAGACCACATTAACGCTCCACTGG tgTGGGACCAGTTTAAGCAGAGCCAGTTTAACTGGTTGTGGTGGGAGTGTGTGACCTTTCAGCACTACGCAGAGGAAACGTCATATGAAAACTCGCTCCTGGTGCAGCAGACTGGCGCTCTCGCTCTGTCCTCCCTTACACACGTGCTACGCAGCTTGACACCCAATGCAAG AGGAATTTTCAAACTGTTGGTGAAATTCCAGCTGGAAAACAAAGATAACCCTTcatacacag GATTGTCATTCCAAGATTTCTACCAGCGTTGTCGCGAGGCGTTCTTGGTGAACTCTGACCTCACACTGAGGACCCAGCTGACCGAGTTCAGAGACCACAAACTGATACGGACACGCAAG GGTGCAGATGGTGTGGAGTACTTAATTGTTGCCGTGGATGCAAGCACGTTGATGGATTTCCTGGAGAACGAAGAGGGTGACTGA
- the orc2 gene encoding origin recognition complex subunit 2 isoform X2 — MKVLFTFSSGGTDSLSVIMSVLEVKFIGDGDALEHIVDKPEGVQSNSGSVQKMVTFKSQAGRRTIVDAEHDGDENEVLDEQNYVQALGTDNAEDEEGMYRMAGSSIFTFQKGKRGHSMAQTASELARTPGKSVTFSTTPNIEPSTPTRTCRNHRGESRTPQRSKKVQFVSTTPHRLRKRMTTPSIRSDSDSELSPSDSGEEEDEDGIEEEQKVKKEDQENLKTLRTPSKGSSAALYKTPAKKSKTASEVPNQPSMIEEYFEAHGSSKVLTSDRTLERLHTPKLDRETLVQLLEGKLSCCSKEIQQLHNKHRKHFSKWMLQLQLGFSVLVYGLGSKKSLLEDFRVSHLAQEIHLVVNGFFPSITLKSILNALTCEVLEHQGSFRTPSDQIQYIAQTLKDSPDLHVYLLIHNIDGPMLRGEKTQSALGQLASLPNLHLVASLDHINAPLVWDQFKQSQFNWLWWECVTFQHYAEETSYENSLLVQQTGALALSSLTHVLRSLTPNARGIFKLLVKFQLENKDNPSYTGLSFQDFYQRCREAFLVNSDLTLRTQLTEFRDHKLIRTRKGADGVEYLIVAVDASTLMDFLENEEGD; from the exons ATGAaagttttgtttacattttcttCGGGCGGTACTGACTCGTTATCTG TCATCATGAGTGTGTTGGAGGTGAAGTTCATTGGTGATGGAGATGCTCTGGAGCATATCGTGGACAAACCGGAGG GTGTGCAGAGCAACAGTGGGTCTGTTCAGAAGATGGTAACGTTTAAAAGCCAAGCTGGACGACGGACCATAGTGGATGCAGAACATGATGGGGACGAAAATGAAGTCCTTGATGAGCAGAACTATGTCCAAGCTTTAGGAACAGACAATGCAGAAG ACGAGGAGGGTATGTACAGAATGGCTGGATCCTCCATTTTCACCTTTCAGAAAGGCAAACGTGGACACAGCATGGCCCAGACTG CAAGTGAGTTGGCTCGGACTCCTGGGAAAAGCGTGACCTTCAGCACAACCCCCAACATTGAACCCTCGACTCCCACCCGAACATGCCGCA ACCACAGAGGGGAAAGCAGGACACCTCAGAGG AGCAAGAAGGTTCAGTTTGTCTCCACAACACCCCACAGGCTCAGGAAGAGAATGACAA cTCCGAGCATCCGATCAGACAGCGATAGCGAGCTGTCGCCCTCTGACTCtggggaagaggaggatgaagatgggATAGAGGAAGAGCAGAAAGTAAAGAAAGAAGACCAGGAGAACTTGAAGACTCTAAGAACACCCAGTAAAGGTTCATCTGCAGCTCTCTACAAGACTCCTGCCAAGAAGAGCAAGACCGCTTCTGAAGTACCCAATCAGCCCAGTATGATTGAGGAGTATTTTGAAGCCCATGGCAGTTCAAAGGTCTTGACATCAGACCGCACGCTAGAGCGTTTACACACACCTAAACTTGACAGG gaGACGTTGGTCCAGCTTTTAGAAGGAAAGCTGTCCTGCTGCTCCAAAGAGATCCAGCAGCTCCACAACAAACACCGAAAGCACTTTAGCAAATGGatgttacagttaca GTTGGGATTCAGTGTGCTGGTCTACGGTTTGGGCAGCAAAAAATCTCTGCTGGAAGACTTCCGTGTATCTCACTTGGCTCAGGAAATCCACCTCGTGGTCAATGGATTCTTCCCTTCCATTACTCTTAAATCA ATCCTAAATGCTTTGACGTGCGAGGTTTTAGAGCACCAGGGAAGTTTCCGGACCCCCTCAGACCAGATCCAGTACATCGCTCAGACTCTCAAAGACA GCCCAGATCTCCATGTATACCTGCTAATCCATAATATCGACGGACCAATGCTGCGAGGAGAGAAGACCCAGAGTGCACTGGGGCAGCTGGCATCCCTGCCCAACCTGCACTTGGTGGCTTCTTTAGACCACATTAACGCTCCACTGG tgTGGGACCAGTTTAAGCAGAGCCAGTTTAACTGGTTGTGGTGGGAGTGTGTGACCTTTCAGCACTACGCAGAGGAAACGTCATATGAAAACTCGCTCCTGGTGCAGCAGACTGGCGCTCTCGCTCTGTCCTCCCTTACACACGTGCTACGCAGCTTGACACCCAATGCAAG AGGAATTTTCAAACTGTTGGTGAAATTCCAGCTGGAAAACAAAGATAACCCTTcatacacag GATTGTCATTCCAAGATTTCTACCAGCGTTGTCGCGAGGCGTTCTTGGTGAACTCTGACCTCACACTGAGGACCCAGCTGACCGAGTTCAGAGACCACAAACTGATACGGACACGCAAG GGTGCAGATGGTGTGGAGTACTTAATTGTTGCCGTGGATGCAAGCACGTTGATGGATTTCCTGGAGAACGAAGAGGGTGACTGA